In Moorena sp. SIOASIH, the following proteins share a genomic window:
- the kdsA gene encoding 3-deoxy-8-phosphooctulonate synthase, protein MNNTQITDTLSIGDRCPLTLIGGPCVIESEDFTLKMAEEIRKVCDRLNIPLIFKSSFDKANRTSINSFRGQNLDRGLEILQKVKRMVGVPVLTDIHESHQAATVAEVVDVLQIPAFLCRQTDLLIAAAATGKAINVKKGQFLAPWDMKHVVSKLEAGGAKNILLTERGTSFGYNTLVVDFRSLPQMRELGYPVVFDATHSVQMPGGKGDKSGGQRHFVPYLARAAAAVGIDALFMEIHENPDIAPSDGPNMVPLAELENVLKGILNVRAGLDTTTGVNLP, encoded by the coding sequence ATGAATAATACCCAAATCACTGATACCCTCTCTATTGGCGATCGCTGCCCACTCACCCTAATTGGTGGTCCCTGTGTCATTGAATCGGAAGACTTTACCTTAAAAATGGCAGAGGAGATTCGCAAAGTATGCGATCGCTTGAATATTCCTTTGATCTTCAAGTCTTCCTTTGACAAAGCCAATCGAACTTCAATAAACTCCTTTCGGGGACAAAATCTAGACAGAGGTCTAGAAATTCTCCAGAAGGTCAAACGAATGGTGGGTGTGCCAGTCCTTACCGATATCCACGAAAGTCACCAAGCTGCAACTGTTGCTGAAGTAGTCGATGTCCTGCAAATCCCAGCTTTTCTGTGCCGCCAAACTGACTTGCTAATCGCTGCGGCTGCTACAGGTAAGGCAATTAACGTCAAAAAAGGTCAGTTTCTTGCCCCTTGGGATATGAAGCATGTGGTCAGCAAACTGGAAGCTGGGGGAGCCAAGAATATTTTACTCACTGAGCGGGGTACTAGTTTTGGTTACAATACCCTAGTGGTAGACTTTCGCTCCCTCCCTCAGATGCGCGAGTTAGGTTATCCTGTGGTTTTTGATGCCACTCATAGCGTCCAGATGCCAGGAGGAAAGGGAGATAAGTCTGGTGGACAGCGGCACTTTGTTCCCTATTTGGCCAGAGCTGCGGCTGCGGTTGGCATTGATGCTCTGTTCATGGAAATTCATGAAAATCCTGACATCGCCCCTAGTGATGGTCCGAATATGGTACCATTGGCAGAACTGGAAAATGTGCTAAAGGGAATTCTGAATGTTCGTGCGGGTTTGGACACTACAACTGGGGTAAATTTGCCATGA
- a CDS encoding HAD-IIIA family hydrolase — MNKIPEAELQARLSQVKLLALDVDGVMTDGGLYYTESGEELRKFNVKDGMGIKLLQKTGIEVAVITNSSCRATRHRVQKLGIKYSFFAVEDKLAVLKELCEQLSLSLSQVAYVGDDVIDLSVLRAVGCPLTVADAMPENRDCAVYVTRLVGGQGGVREICELLMKAQV; from the coding sequence ATGAACAAAATCCCTGAAGCTGAATTACAAGCACGTTTATCCCAGGTCAAACTGCTAGCCCTAGATGTAGATGGGGTCATGACCGATGGCGGACTTTACTACACAGAAAGCGGTGAAGAACTCAGAAAGTTTAATGTCAAGGATGGCATGGGAATCAAGCTACTGCAAAAGACTGGAATTGAGGTAGCTGTTATTACCAATAGCAGTTGTAGGGCAACCCGACATCGAGTCCAAAAGCTAGGAATCAAGTACAGTTTTTTTGCGGTTGAAGATAAGTTAGCTGTCCTCAAAGAACTCTGTGAACAGTTGAGTTTATCTCTTTCCCAAGTCGCCTATGTTGGTGATGATGTCATTGATTTGTCAGTTCTACGGGCTGTAGGATGTCCCTTAACTGTTGCTGATGCGATGCCAGAAAACCGAGACTGTGCTGTGTATGTTACCAGATTAGTAGGTGGGCAAGGAGGGGTTCGAGAAATATGTGAGCTCTTGATGAAAGCACAGGTTTAA